Proteins from one Chanodichthys erythropterus isolate Z2021 chromosome 15, ASM2448905v1, whole genome shotgun sequence genomic window:
- the LOC137037560 gene encoding zinc fingers and homeoboxes protein 2: protein MSSRRKSSNPCVVHATCFTPEESVEMDVSVETVLDCAAPVPSSADESGMSLNDEEEVKSDGGSAPELGSFRNYRDHEDFHQSEAPASTFYVCTICNFRTNNFDSLSCHNKVQHPNESRFNFRQTIDCENDGSLLDAVDFEYEMGPLVHSSSSAGEETGKTPMENSSILEKGLEVEKELDSRVLKDEIRAVSVNGTIIIPEPMCHVTPLLQRPPNLSTSPTIAVPLHTSKYNPILDSNTTLITSFNRFPYPTHAELSWLTAASKHPEEQIKVWFTTQRLKQGITWSPEEVEEARKKMFNGSIPPPHQTCAVSPTPAGEPFKPRQAICHVFGQTSLAPYSTANISPTTCTSATFTAVRQTLKRSLGTPLLAAEVKRPVVPPTGDPRESLQMPPPPVPPLERLGERFSETKISSPAPLVASDMKRPVAAIFVPPKGKLPMVKSKEKIPAALHSVLPKERLPLSPIVSTNLKRSLIHQQINSRTSATFFMPKNKLSCFGNSVTAAAAVTTPQVHRPTIIQSLSTVPLSQSPTPVVQCKSTEPPMFPCFSSQNGKEIPHGDVKHWFFDQTTISQNDSQNSCAEFALRERSVPTHFPLLERVKDKSPGQIKLLEESFQRNSFAPYNEVQYLMITTRLSREEIESWFLERRALRDDLEQALLNSMGSKQESQQPVLNGAQRRSGTDTFSPVPPNSKSVNLLKNVFVQNRWPSPVEFRHLEMQTRLPRTELVRWFQDGRLAEQSHVLNRQEKFGERNGCWAARPSPKERPLREENSKPSSPEIENRFNNTPGQHTGSNGEAIEYGRGDCGGNTCEPLSDSS from the coding sequence ATGTCAAGCCGAAGGAAGTCGTCCAACCCCTGTGTGGTCCATGCAACCTGCTTTACTCCAGAAGAATCTGTGGAAATGGATGTTTCAGTGGAGACTGTGCTGGACTGTGCGGCACCTGTTCCGTCTTCAGCGGATGAAAGCGGGATGTCATTGAATGATGAGGAAGAGGTGAAGTCTGATGGGGGTTCTGCACCGGAGCTGGGTTCCTTCCGCAATTACAGAGATCATGAGGACTTCCATCAGTCTGAAGCACCAGCCAGTACATTCTATGTTTGCACCATCTGCAATTTCCGTACCAACAACTTTGACTCCCTCTCATGTCATAATAAAGTTCAACACCCAAATGAGAGCCGTTTCAATTTCAGGCAAACCATTGATTGCGAGAATGATGGTTCCCTTCTGGATGCTGTGGATTTTGAATATGAAATGGGACCATTGGTACACTCCAGCAGTTCAGCAGGTGAAGAAACTGGAAAGACACCAATGGAAAacagcagcattttggagaAAGGACTAGAGGTGGAGAAGGAGCTGGATAGTCGAGTGTTGAAGGATGAGATCAGGGCAGTGAGCGTAAATGGTACGATCATTATTCCGGAGCCCATGTGTCATGTCACTCCTCTGTTACAGCGACCTCCCAATCTCAGCACCTCTCCAACTATCGCAGTTCCTCTTCACACCAGCAAGTACAACCCCATACTGGACAGCAATACCACCCTGATCACATCTTTCAACAGATTCCCATATCCGACCCATGCAGAGCTCTCCTGGCTCACTGCTGCCTCCAAGCACCCTGAGGAGCAGATCAAGGTATGGTTCACCACCCAGCGTCTGAAGCAGGGCATCACCTGGTCACCTGAAGAGGTGGAAGAAGCTCGTAAGAAGATGTTCAATGGCAGTATACCACCCCCACACCAGACCTGTGCGGTTTCACCTACACCTGCTGGAGAACCATTCAAGCCCAGGCAAGCAATTTGTCATGTATTTGGACAGACCAGCCTTGCACCATACAGCACAGCTAATATTTCACCCACTACTTGTACGTCTGCCACTTTTACAGCTGTCCGTCAGACACTTAAGCGCTCTTTAGGAACTCCTCTCTTGGCTGCGGAGGTCAAACGGCCTGTTGTTCCACCAACTGGAGACCCCAGAGAGAGTCTGCAAATGCCCCCTCCACCGGTTCCACCGCTAGAAAGACTCGGAGAAAGGTTCTCGGAGACTAAAATATCTAGCCCTGCTCCTTTGGTGGCCTCAGACATGAAGAGACCTGTTGCTGCAATTTTTGTCCCACCTAAAGGGAAACTCCCAATGGTTAAATCCAAAGAGAAGATACCTGCAGCACTTCATTCAGTATTGCCCAAAGAAAGACTCCCTTTGTCACCGATAGTGTCCACCAATCTTAAAAGATCTCTAATTCATCAGCAAATAAACAGTCGTACTTCTGCCACCTTCTTCATGCCTAAAAACAAGTTATCATGCTTTGGTAATAGTGTAACCGCAGCAGCAGCTGTGACAACCCCACAAGTGCATAGGCCAACAATCATTCAGAGTCTGTCTACCGTGCCCCTGTCCCAGTCTCCGACACCTGTCGTTCAGTGTAAGTCTACAGAGCCACCAATGTTCCCATGCTTCAGTAGTCAGAATGGCAAAGAAATCCCCCATGGGGATGTTAAGCATTGGTTTTTTGACCAAACTACAATTTCCCAGAATGATTCCCAGAACTCATGTGCTGAATTTGCTCTGAGGGAGCGTTCGGTTCCCACTCATTTTCCTCTACTGGAGAGAGTGAAGGACAAGAGTCCTGGACAAATTAAGCTTCTAGAGGAGAGTTTTCAGAGGAACAGTTTCGCACCCTATAATGAGGTCCAGTACCTCATGATCACCACTAGACTGTCTAGAGAGGAAATTGAAAGCTGGTTCTTGGAGCGCCGAGCACTTAGAGATGATTTGGAACAAGCCCTGCTGAACTCTATGGGTTCTAAACAGGAGTCCCAGCAGCCCGTCCTCAATGGAGCCCAGAGACGCTCTGGCACCGATACCTTCAGCCCTGTGCCTCCCAACAGCAAGTCCGTGAACCTTCTCAAAAATGTCTTTGTCCAAAACCGATGGCCTTCGCCTGTGGAGTTCAGGCATCTGGAGATGCAGACACGGTTGCCTCGCACAGAACTCGTCCGTTGGTTCCAAGATGGTCGACTAGCTGAGCAGAGCCATGTCCTAAACCGGCAGGAGAAGTTTGGAGAGCGAAATGGCTGCTGGGCTGCACGGCCAAGCCCAAAGGAACGACCACTTAGAGAAGAGAACAGCAAACCCAGCAGCCCAGAGATCGAAAACAGGTTCAACAACACACCCGGTCAGCACACGGGCAGCAACGGGGAAGCGATTGAATATGGCAGAGGGGACTGTGGAGGGAACACATGTGAGCCACTCTCAGACTCCAGTTAG